One window from the genome of Nitrospirota bacterium encodes:
- a CDS encoding type II toxin-antitoxin system mRNA interferase toxin, RelE/StbE family, with product MYTLAWTAHFTRSGEKFKKRHPELRKRLADILRDLEKDPFQPHLKYHHLGGKLKGIQAVSINDKYRVSLTVAISEKEVVLLDVGSHDELYGKR from the coding sequence ATGTACACTCTTGCATGGACTGCTCATTTTACGCGTTCAGGAGAGAAATTCAAAAAACGCCATCCGGAATTGAGAAAAAGGCTTGCCGATATTCTGCGCGACCTTGAAAAAGATCCCTTTCAGCCGCACCTTAAATACCATCATCTCGGAGGAAAACTAAAAGGTATTCAGGCAGTAAGCATAAATGATAAATACAGGGTATCGCTGACTGTTGCTATATCGGAAAAAGAGGTTGTCCTGCTTGATGTAGGGAGTCATGATGAATTGTATGGGAAAAGATAA
- a CDS encoding type II toxin-antitoxin system Phd/YefM family antitoxin has translation MNTLAAQEIKRKGISAVDEVLKEGPVHIIKNNQPQYVVLSEERYSELLEAEDEVYNARIRASLEDIKAGRVKRGTAKDLIKELKLED, from the coding sequence ATGAATACATTAGCTGCACAGGAAATAAAAAGAAAGGGGATTTCAGCCGTAGATGAAGTCCTGAAAGAAGGCCCTGTTCACATCATCAAGAACAACCAGCCTCAGTATGTGGTCCTCTCAGAAGAGCGTTACAGCGAATTACTTGAGGCCGAGGATGAGGTCTATAATGCGCGCATCCGGGCATCGCTTGAGGATATAAAGGCAGGCAGGGTTAAGCGCGGGACTGCAAAAGATTTAATAAAAGAATTAAAACTGGAAGACTGA
- the xerD gene encoding site-specific tyrosine recombinase XerD yields MKRIYHKAREVKTGGTVFVKILKEFLIYLSVERGLSQNTVEAYSRDIGLFQKLLTSKNKELDSFSKADILDFLSDVKDKGYSTTSICRFISSLRGICRYMIIEKIIKEDPSENLQTPKKWERLPKALSLEDVISLLDSRTGSATFLRDTAMLEILYSSGLRVSELVSLKHNNVNLEAGFLRIMGKGSKERLVPINSRASDKIKKYTKELRPAILKKKQSDYLFVTNRGSAMTRQRFWQTIKKYGKQIGINLSPHSLRHSFATHLLEGGADLRSVQKMLGHSDISTTQIYTKVSTDRIKKVYTEHHPRA; encoded by the coding sequence ATGAAAAGGATTTATCATAAGGCCCGAGAGGTAAAAACCGGAGGGACAGTATTTGTGAAGATATTAAAAGAGTTCCTTATCTACCTATCCGTGGAAAGAGGGCTGTCTCAAAACACGGTTGAGGCGTATTCAAGAGACATTGGGTTGTTTCAAAAGCTTCTGACTTCAAAAAACAAGGAGCTTGACTCCTTCTCAAAAGCCGATATTTTAGATTTCCTGAGTGATGTGAAGGACAAGGGATATTCAACTACCAGTATCTGCAGATTTATATCCTCCCTGCGCGGCATTTGCAGATATATGATAATAGAAAAAATCATTAAAGAAGATCCTTCAGAAAATCTTCAGACGCCCAAAAAGTGGGAAAGGCTTCCAAAAGCTCTAAGCCTTGAAGACGTCATATCTCTCCTTGACAGCAGGACAGGCAGCGCTACATTTTTAAGGGACACGGCAATGCTGGAGATTCTTTATTCTTCGGGCCTCCGTGTCAGCGAACTTGTTTCTCTTAAGCATAATAATGTAAACCTTGAAGCCGGCTTCCTGAGAATTATGGGCAAGGGCTCAAAGGAAAGGCTTGTTCCGATAAACTCAAGGGCTTCGGATAAAATTAAAAAATATACAAAAGAACTCAGGCCTGCCATCTTAAAGAAAAAGCAGTCTGACTATCTCTTTGTCACAAACAGGGGCAGCGCAATGACCAGGCAGCGTTTCTGGCAGACAATTAAGAAATACGGAAAACAGATTGGCATCAACCTTTCGCCTCATTCTTTGCGGCATTCCTTTGCAACACACCTGCTCGAAGGCGGAGCAGATTTGCGCTCTGTTCAGAAAATGCTCGGCCATTCGGACATATCCACAACGCAGATATATACTAAGGTCTCAACCGACAGAATCAAGAAGGTATATACAGAGCATCATCCCAGGGCGTAA
- a CDS encoding 4Fe-4S binding protein, whose product MEPASGLRLDHNHKLSLREFPYIIRWRDDRCKRCGQCTAVCPVKAIEATVKVQRYVQSEGPVPSPKAERKVIQIVEQVTDMERYCTGCGTCTLVCPNEAIEPEFNPQNKFLHYKNKGGEGYKRGGRRNDPAISTLDRLKFTRISMLTDPALDAGRHEFRVRTLLGRILPPEELPLKIENNKLSVNKDSAKFIPPVREIYPIMIGSMSIGALSPPMWEGLAMGVSYLNEVEGMPVVMCSGEGGMPPRLLKSKYLKYFIIQIASGYFGWDEIIHALPHMVEDPAAIEIKYGQGAKPGDGGLLMAQKVLNLIASIRGVPQFIDLASPPTHQTKYSIEEAVAKMIQSMSMAWGFRVPVYPKISGTRTARAVLNNLARNPYAAALSIDGEDGGTGAAYNVSMDKMGHPIASNLRECYLDLVKQGKQNELPLIAAGGVGKKGNLAANAAALIMLGASAVSIGKYIMQAAAACFGDEYNRCNLCNTGKCPRGITTQDPKLYRRLDADKVAERVVETFKAADVELRKIFAPMGRSTELPIGMSDGLSTDDKAMAERLGINYAC is encoded by the coding sequence ATGGAACCAGCTTCAGGGTTAAGGCTTGACCACAATCACAAGCTTTCTTTAAGAGAATTTCCGTACATAATCCGCTGGCGTGATGACAGGTGCAAAAGATGCGGTCAGTGCACTGCGGTCTGCCCTGTAAAGGCAATAGAAGCAACTGTAAAAGTTCAGAGATATGTTCAGTCCGAAGGTCCTGTTCCTTCTCCAAAAGCAGAAAGAAAGGTCATCCAGATTGTTGAGCAGGTAACTGATATGGAAAGATATTGTACAGGCTGCGGGACCTGCACACTTGTTTGCCCCAATGAGGCAATAGAGCCTGAATTTAATCCTCAGAATAAATTCCTCCACTATAAAAATAAAGGCGGAGAGGGATACAAGAGAGGCGGAAGGAGAAACGATCCGGCCATCTCAACTCTGGACAGGCTTAAGTTCACAAGAATCTCAATGCTTACCGACCCTGCGCTTGACGCTGGAAGGCATGAATTCCGCGTAAGGACTCTTTTGGGAAGGATACTTCCTCCTGAGGAGCTTCCATTAAAGATTGAAAACAACAAACTCTCCGTAAACAAGGACAGCGCAAAATTTATTCCGCCTGTGCGTGAGATATATCCCATAATGATCGGCAGCATGTCAATTGGCGCTCTTTCTCCCCCTATGTGGGAAGGCCTTGCAATGGGAGTTTCATACCTCAATGAAGTTGAGGGCATGCCTGTTGTAATGTGCTCCGGTGAAGGCGGAATGCCGCCGAGACTGCTGAAATCAAAATATCTTAAATACTTTATCATCCAGATTGCATCAGGTTATTTTGGATGGGATGAGATAATCCACGCCCTTCCCCACATGGTTGAGGACCCTGCCGCTATAGAAATTAAATATGGCCAGGGCGCAAAACCCGGTGACGGCGGGCTTCTGATGGCACAGAAGGTATTGAATCTCATAGCAAGCATTCGTGGTGTTCCCCAGTTTATTGATCTTGCTTCGCCTCCCACACACCAGACAAAGTACTCTATTGAGGAAGCGGTCGCAAAGATGATTCAGTCCATGTCAATGGCATGGGGATTCAGAGTGCCGGTGTATCCGAAAATCTCAGGCACAAGGACAGCAAGGGCAGTTCTCAATAATCTTGCAAGAAACCCATACGCTGCAGCCCTTTCAATCGACGGAGAAGACGGAGGAACAGGCGCAGCATACAATGTGTCTATGGACAAGATGGGGCATCCTATTGCCTCAAATCTAAGGGAATGCTATCTCGACCTCGTAAAACAGGGGAAACAAAATGAACTGCCTCTGATAGCAGCAGGAGGCGTGGGTAAAAAAGGAAATCTCGCGGCAAATGCGGCAGCGCTTATAATGCTCGGCGCATCTGCTGTTTCTATCGGAAAATACATAATGCAGGCAGCAGCAGCTTGTTTTGGGGATGAATACAACCGGTGCAACCTCTGCAACACAGGCAAATGCCCGCGAGGAATCACAACTCAGGATCCGAAACTTTACAGGAGGCTTGACGCCGACAAAGTCGCGGAGCGCGTTGTAGAGACTTTCAAGGCGGCAGATGTTGAATTAAGAAAGATCTTTGCCCCCATGGGAAGAAGTACGGAGCTTCCAATAGGAATGTCAGACGGCCTAAGCACGGATGACAAGGCAATGGCAGAGAGGCTGGGGATAAATTATGCGTGCTAA
- a CDS encoding FAD-dependent oxidoreductase translates to MRAKKKLKIKSEKLKVKKNILNSQLKVIKIHGTIKGKRVPSRILEEQIQQAVRDGARQLHIIADGQHGIGGRIWPRGETVKITVEGPVGQRLGSMGMPGTEIIVNGSVSDDVGWLNCGAKITVLGDATNGAWNAAAQGTLYVQGSGGARCDTMTKHNPRFDPPQSWYFRDVGDSFAEFKAGGIAIICSVNPRNPKNIIGYRPCVGMVGGTIYFRGTIHGYSEKDVKLVDLAPQDWDWLKTNMKPFLKAIDRQSHYNELTKSSDDWKKLIAYTPQEKRGKKWLRVSLPDFRKNMWDKEVGSGGIFAEYLNHELSLLPYITTGTDRRNTPIWANEKFAPPCAYACPTHIPSHKRASLIRQGKLKEALELVLQYSPLPATVCGEICPNLCMQACTRARLDKPLAVDKLGELSLDLPVPEKAAPTGHKIAVIGGGPAGMSAAWQLALKGHTVDLYESTGKLGGKIELCIPRERLPHEILEKEISRFKELGVNLHLNTKVDKNKFNEIYKGHEVVALACGAHQPRKISFPGSEDTVSAYDFLKDINLGEKPELKGKKVVVIGAGNVGMDVASEAYNSGAESVVAVDIQKPAAFGEEMRIAMAKGTQALWPKLTDRYDKKDRKLFFKDGSSIDADFVVMAIGDMPQLDFLPQSVHTEKGWIPVNENYQTSDVKVFAIGDVTGLGLVTHAIGHGRLAADYINYQIMHAPRWPEIKQPIAYERIKTEYYDACRGDFPIEKEAERCMSCATCRDCRMCEATCYWQAISRVEHKDGSYEYIVDDNLCIGCGFCAGICPCGVWEMAENV, encoded by the coding sequence ATGCGTGCTAAGAAGAAATTAAAAATTAAAAGTGAAAAGTTAAAAGTTAAGAAAAATATCTTAAACTCTCAACTAAAAGTTATAAAAATACACGGCACTATCAAAGGCAAGCGTGTTCCTTCACGTATCCTTGAGGAGCAGATACAGCAGGCTGTTCGTGATGGCGCAAGGCAACTACACATAATCGCAGACGGCCAGCACGGCATAGGCGGCAGGATCTGGCCGAGGGGAGAGACTGTAAAGATAACTGTCGAAGGACCTGTAGGGCAGCGGCTTGGAAGCATGGGAATGCCGGGCACCGAGATTATTGTAAATGGAAGCGTCTCCGATGATGTGGGATGGCTTAACTGTGGCGCAAAGATAACCGTGCTTGGTGATGCAACTAACGGCGCATGGAATGCCGCTGCGCAGGGAACCCTGTATGTGCAGGGAAGCGGAGGCGCCAGATGCGACACCATGACAAAGCATAACCCGAGATTCGATCCTCCCCAGTCATGGTATTTCAGAGATGTCGGAGATTCATTTGCAGAATTTAAAGCCGGAGGCATTGCGATAATATGCAGTGTTAATCCGAGGAACCCCAAAAATATCATAGGCTACAGGCCATGTGTCGGAATGGTGGGCGGAACAATATATTTCAGGGGAACTATCCATGGCTACAGTGAAAAAGACGTAAAGCTCGTGGACCTGGCCCCTCAGGACTGGGACTGGCTAAAAACAAATATGAAACCATTCCTTAAGGCAATTGACAGGCAATCGCACTACAATGAACTTACAAAGTCATCAGATGACTGGAAAAAACTTATTGCATATACACCGCAGGAAAAACGCGGCAAAAAATGGCTCAGGGTATCCCTTCCTGATTTCAGAAAAAACATGTGGGATAAAGAAGTCGGCAGCGGCGGTATATTTGCGGAATACCTGAATCATGAACTCTCTTTATTGCCGTACATTACTACGGGAACTGACAGGCGTAACACGCCGATATGGGCCAATGAAAAGTTTGCTCCTCCATGCGCTTATGCATGCCCTACACATATTCCCTCGCACAAAAGGGCTTCATTAATCAGGCAGGGCAAACTTAAGGAGGCGCTTGAGCTTGTATTGCAATACAGTCCCCTGCCGGCAACTGTCTGCGGCGAGATATGCCCTAACCTCTGCATGCAGGCATGCACACGGGCAAGGCTTGATAAGCCTCTGGCAGTAGACAAACTCGGAGAATTGTCGCTTGACCTGCCTGTCCCTGAAAAAGCAGCTCCGACAGGGCATAAAATTGCTGTTATAGGCGGCGGCCCTGCCGGAATGAGCGCTGCATGGCAGCTTGCGTTGAAAGGGCATACTGTCGACCTCTATGAGTCAACAGGAAAGCTCGGCGGCAAGATTGAACTCTGCATTCCGAGAGAGAGACTTCCTCATGAGATACTTGAAAAAGAAATATCAAGGTTTAAAGAGCTTGGAGTGAACCTGCATCTGAATACAAAGGTTGATAAAAATAAATTCAACGAAATCTATAAGGGTCATGAGGTTGTTGCCCTGGCATGCGGAGCACACCAGCCGAGAAAGATTTCATTCCCAGGCTCAGAGGATACGGTGTCAGCCTATGATTTCCTCAAAGACATAAACCTTGGGGAAAAACCTGAACTTAAAGGCAAGAAGGTTGTTGTTATAGGCGCTGGCAATGTCGGAATGGATGTAGCTTCAGAGGCTTACAACAGTGGCGCCGAATCAGTAGTTGCTGTTGATATCCAGAAACCCGCCGCGTTCGGCGAAGAGATGCGGATAGCAATGGCAAAAGGAACTCAGGCGCTCTGGCCCAAGCTTACAGACAGATATGATAAAAAAGACAGGAAGCTTTTTTTCAAGGATGGTTCATCTATTGATGCAGACTTTGTTGTGATGGCAATTGGAGATATGCCGCAATTGGATTTCCTTCCGCAATCTGTGCATACAGAAAAGGGGTGGATTCCTGTGAATGAGAACTACCAGACATCAGACGTAAAGGTCTTTGCCATAGGCGATGTGACAGGCCTTGGCCTTGTGACACACGCCATTGGCCATGGCAGGCTTGCGGCAGACTACATAAACTACCAGATAATGCATGCCCCACGGTGGCCGGAAATAAAACAGCCGATAGCCTACGAGAGAATAAAAACAGAATACTACGATGCCTGCCGGGGAGATTTCCCGATTGAGAAGGAAGCAGAGAGGTGCATGTCCTGCGCTACATGCCGTGATTGCCGCATGTGCGAGGCAACATGCTACTGGCAGGCAATAAGCAGGGTTGAACATAAAGACGGCTCGTACGAATATATTGTTGACGATAACCTCTGCATAGGCTGCGGTTTCTGCGCAGGAATATGCCCATGCGGCGTATGGGAAATGGCGGAGAACGTTTAA
- a CDS encoding AAA family ATPase has product MPDKLSVDELYKCCNQDIFKFKTTDDLSLFEETIGQERALRALDFGIGFNNRGFNIFILGESGTGKMTTIKSILSKQAINEPVPSDWCYVYNFKDADAPIAVPLEPGSAAIFQKDMDELINVLRVEIPKVFESKEYEKQKNLILEEFQKKQKDLFSQLEDEAQAKGFSIRKTVSGLLIVPIKKTGEPLKEEDFEALDEKTRKKIEELGKMLQDRLDDVVRTLRDGEKLVKDLLARLEREAALSAVGHLIDELKNKYSSHERITAYLEGVKEDILAHLDDFKTTEEQMPALPFMRMPKTEPTFTRYIVNVLVNNRETKGAPCVFESNPTYFDLFGRIEHKIQYGIAITDFSMIKAGSLHRANGGYIVINVLDLLRNIFAYDALKRALRNKEVKIEDVWEQYRLISTTTLKPEAIPLNVKIILVGNPYLYYLLYSLDEEYRELFKVKADFDSRMDRTDENIQKYASFVAAKCKEEKLLPFDRTGIAKVVEYGSRLAEHQEKLSSKFSEINDVIVESNYWALKAKSKTVTNEHVEKAINEKVYRNNRIEERMREMIAEGTLIVDTSGEKTGQVNGLAVLDLGDYSFGKPSRITASTYTGKAGVVNIERETKMSGRIHEKAILIITNYLGSRYASKKPISLSASITFEQLYDMVEGDSASCAELYVLLSSIANVPLKQSIAVTGSMDQNGEVQPIGGVNEKIEGFFELCRLRGLDGSHGVIIPRRNVKHLMVKKDVVDAVKAGKFTIYPINRAEEGLEILTGLPAGELREDGTYPEGTINYLVAKRFEEIREALKGKKEKEEEEEKEKGKKENNA; this is encoded by the coding sequence ATGCCTGACAAACTTAGCGTTGATGAACTTTACAAATGCTGCAATCAGGACATATTTAAGTTCAAAACTACAGACGATTTGTCTCTTTTTGAGGAAACAATAGGGCAGGAGAGGGCATTAAGGGCGCTTGATTTTGGAATAGGCTTTAACAATAGAGGCTTTAACATATTTATCCTTGGCGAAAGCGGAACAGGCAAGATGACCACAATCAAGTCCATACTGTCCAAACAGGCAATAAATGAACCGGTTCCGTCTGACTGGTGTTATGTCTATAACTTCAAGGATGCCGATGCTCCGATAGCTGTGCCGCTTGAACCGGGCAGCGCTGCAATCTTTCAGAAAGACATGGATGAGCTTATTAATGTGCTCAGGGTTGAGATACCAAAGGTCTTTGAGTCTAAAGAATATGAAAAGCAGAAAAACCTTATTCTTGAGGAATTTCAAAAGAAACAGAAAGACCTTTTCTCTCAGCTCGAAGATGAGGCGCAAGCAAAAGGATTTTCTATAAGAAAGACCGTCAGCGGCTTACTGATAGTTCCTATCAAAAAAACAGGAGAGCCGCTAAAGGAAGAAGATTTTGAAGCCCTGGATGAAAAAACCAGAAAAAAAATAGAAGAGCTGGGCAAAATGCTTCAGGACAGACTTGATGATGTTGTCAGGACATTGAGAGACGGAGAGAAGCTTGTCAAGGACCTCCTTGCCAGGCTTGAGAGAGAGGCTGCGCTTTCTGCTGTCGGACATCTGATAGACGAACTGAAAAACAAATATAGCAGTCATGAAAGGATAACTGCGTATCTTGAAGGCGTTAAGGAAGACATACTTGCGCACCTCGATGATTTTAAGACGACGGAGGAACAAATGCCGGCGCTGCCATTTATGAGGATGCCGAAAACCGAACCGACATTTACCAGGTACATAGTTAATGTCCTTGTGAACAATAGAGAGACTAAAGGCGCGCCGTGTGTATTCGAGAGCAACCCGACATACTTCGATCTCTTTGGAAGAATAGAACATAAGATACAGTACGGGATTGCAATAACGGATTTCTCAATGATAAAAGCCGGCTCGCTTCACAGGGCAAACGGAGGTTATATAGTCATCAATGTCCTGGACCTTCTGAGAAATATATTTGCCTATGATGCGCTGAAACGCGCCTTAAGGAATAAGGAAGTAAAAATAGAAGACGTATGGGAACAGTACAGGCTGATATCCACAACAACCCTCAAGCCCGAGGCAATTCCGCTCAACGTTAAAATCATACTTGTCGGCAATCCCTATCTTTATTATCTGCTTTACAGCCTTGATGAAGAATACAGGGAACTGTTTAAGGTCAAGGCTGACTTTGACAGCAGGATGGACAGGACCGATGAAAACATACAAAAATACGCATCCTTTGTTGCGGCGAAATGCAAGGAGGAAAAGCTGCTGCCCTTTGACAGGACAGGCATTGCAAAGGTTGTGGAGTACGGCTCAAGACTTGCGGAACATCAGGAAAAACTCTCGTCAAAGTTCAGCGAAATAAATGACGTTATCGTTGAGTCAAACTATTGGGCCTTAAAGGCAAAAAGCAAGACAGTTACAAATGAGCATGTGGAGAAAGCCATAAACGAAAAGGTTTACAGAAACAACAGAATAGAAGAGCGTATGCGTGAAATGATTGCGGAGGGGACACTGATAGTTGACACCTCAGGAGAAAAAACCGGACAGGTTAACGGACTTGCCGTTCTTGACCTCGGGGATTACAGTTTCGGCAAGCCCTCAAGGATAACTGCCTCGACATACACAGGAAAAGCAGGAGTTGTGAATATAGAAAGAGAAACCAAGATGAGCGGCAGGATACATGAAAAGGCAATACTCATAATAACGAACTACCTTGGCAGCAGATATGCTTCAAAAAAGCCAATAAGCCTTTCAGCCTCAATAACATTTGAGCAGCTTTATGATATGGTGGAGGGCGACAGCGCTTCATGCGCAGAACTGTATGTTCTTTTAAGCAGTATTGCGAATGTGCCGTTAAAACAAAGCATTGCGGTTACAGGCTCTATGGACCAGAACGGAGAGGTCCAGCCAATAGGCGGTGTAAATGAAAAGATAGAGGGATTCTTTGAGTTGTGCAGATTGAGAGGGCTTGACGGAAGCCACGGTGTCATAATACCGAGGCGGAATGTAAAACACCTGATGGTAAAAAAGGATGTGGTTGATGCTGTTAAGGCAGGAAAATTCACAATATACCCGATAAACAGAGCTGAGGAAGGGCTTGAAATACTCACAGGCCTGCCTGCAGGCGAGTTAAGGGAAGATGGAACCTATCCGGAAGGCACAATCAATTACCTTGTTGCAAAACGCTTTGAAGAAATAAGAGAGGCCTTGAAGGG
- a CDS encoding glutamate synthase has protein sequence MCRLAAITSNKYFSPMENILALETMKEGHDGSGLGLTLKGLGAEFTELKKYPIMSGICSKKGIKALDDYMKKNGFRLKHVWTPKIKPVKGIVPRDYYFARVYDYPSSYKDKSFSEKEGLLMNTRLALRKIGESDESIFVFSFYPDVITLKEVGDPLELGEFFGLDRDGLKAKIIFAQGRQNTNYQIYLYACHPFFIQGYCSMTNGENTAFVPIREFLTSRGFPGYTGYNSDSEVFTHILHYTARQLNYPLIYYKDVITPLKASEMKTRKDSGALRLIKQSLRPLCIDGPNMVIGFTPDGTCFMVQDSKKLRPGVVAGAKGKYALMSEECGVDKAVPKRDKSMDIFPMKYDMVIIAPGAEEVKVWNQLQG, from the coding sequence ATGTGCAGGCTGGCTGCGATAACATCAAATAAATATTTTTCTCCTATGGAGAATATCCTCGCCCTTGAAACGATGAAAGAAGGGCACGACGGCTCAGGGCTTGGACTTACGCTTAAAGGCCTCGGCGCTGAGTTCACGGAATTAAAGAAATACCCGATAATGTCAGGCATCTGCTCTAAAAAAGGCATCAAGGCGCTTGACGATTACATGAAAAAAAACGGGTTCAGGCTCAAGCATGTATGGACTCCAAAAATAAAACCGGTAAAAGGCATTGTCCCTCGGGATTACTACTTTGCGCGGGTTTATGATTATCCGTCTTCGTATAAGGATAAATCCTTTTCTGAAAAAGAAGGCCTTTTGATGAACACGCGGCTGGCCCTCAGAAAGATTGGCGAGTCTGACGAATCAATCTTTGTGTTCTCTTTTTATCCTGATGTTATTACCTTAAAAGAAGTAGGCGACCCTCTTGAGCTTGGTGAGTTCTTCGGGCTTGACAGAGACGGTTTAAAGGCAAAGATCATATTTGCGCAGGGAAGGCAGAATACAAACTACCAGATATACCTTTATGCATGCCACCCATTCTTTATTCAGGGTTATTGCTCTATGACAAACGGAGAAAATACTGCATTTGTTCCAATCAGAGAGTTTCTGACGAGCAGGGGATTTCCGGGCTATACAGGCTATAACAGCGACAGCGAGGTTTTCACGCATATACTTCACTATACAGCAAGACAGTTGAATTACCCCTTAATCTACTACAAAGACGTGATTACACCCCTTAAGGCATCAGAGATGAAAACCAGAAAAGACAGCGGAGCGCTCAGGCTTATCAAACAGTCATTGAGGCCTCTTTGTATAGACGGGCCCAATATGGTTATCGGATTCACCCCTGACGGAACATGCTTTATGGTGCAGGATTCAAAGAAACTTCGTCCGGGTGTAGTTGCAGGCGCTAAGGGGAAATATGCGCTCATGTCAGAGGAATGCGGAGTGGACAAGGCTGTTCCGAAGAGAGATAAATCCATGGATATCTTCCCTATGAAATACGATATGGTGATTATTGCACCCGGAGCAGAGGAGGTTAAGGTATGGAACCAGCTTCAGGGTTAA
- a CDS encoding glutaminyl-peptide cyclotransferase has protein sequence MEIIIPRKHFAKVKLLFLLLACGILLLARADFSYAVTKTTVEEFSIPLPGLKPQGITWDGKHLWVVDGETKKVYRLDPRSGAILQTFAVDLKKPKGLAFDGKSIWVADEETMKIHALDPQSGQIVKTIPMEISKEKGFKSFEGMTWDGKHLWTAIYAGFSSSFNQIDTESGRIVKSIFAECNPRGIASDGKYIWSICYNGENLPSKIDKRKILEKEHEMLRSRMFIRDIEGRDPVGLAYDGKYLWYTDRQLKKAFMIYPGNLEKK, from the coding sequence ATGGAGATTATAATTCCAAGAAAGCATTTTGCTAAAGTGAAATTACTATTCTTGCTTTTGGCATGTGGAATCTTACTTTTAGCGAGAGCAGATTTCTCTTATGCAGTTACTAAGACAACAGTTGAGGAATTTTCTATTCCACTGCCGGGGCTAAAGCCGCAAGGTATTACATGGGATGGGAAACACCTCTGGGTTGTAGATGGAGAGACAAAAAAGGTTTATCGTTTGGATCCCCGTTCAGGCGCTATTCTTCAAACATTCGCTGTAGATCTGAAAAAGCCTAAAGGTTTAGCCTTCGATGGAAAATCTATATGGGTTGCCGATGAAGAAACCATGAAAATTCATGCACTCGATCCTCAGAGCGGCCAAATCGTGAAAACCATACCGATGGAGATTTCTAAGGAAAAAGGTTTTAAATCCTTTGAGGGTATGACCTGGGATGGGAAGCATCTCTGGACAGCCATTTACGCTGGATTTTCGAGTTCCTTTAATCAAATAGATACAGAAAGTGGTCGGATTGTAAAGAGCATTTTTGCCGAATGTAACCCTCGGGGAATTGCATCAGATGGAAAATATATCTGGAGCATCTGCTATAACGGAGAAAATTTACCATCCAAGATTGATAAAAGGAAAATCCTTGAAAAAGAGCATGAGATGCTCCGTTCTCGCATGTTTATCAGAGATATCGAGGGAAGAGACCCCGTAGGACTGGCATACGATGGCAAGTATCTGTGGTATACAGACAGGCAATTAAAAAAGGCTTTTATGATTTACCCTGGAAATCTGGAAAAGAAATAA